One Microbacterium sp. No. 7 genomic window carries:
- a CDS encoding ribose-phosphate diphosphokinase — protein MARNKNKAENKHRVDLDVERGIAPGLVAKTKKRLVIASGRSHEALAVDVAEALGTELVPTEHRTFASGEVLTRFEVSIRGCDVFLVQSFGPPVNEWLMELLIMLDAAKRASAKRITVVAPYYPYSRQDKKGRGREPISARLVADLLKTAGANRVMSVDLHAAQIQGFFNGPVDHLFAKPVLLDYFEKNLSEGDRAKLTVVSPDTGRVRVADTWSDSLDAPLAIIHKRRDPNVANQVTVNEIVGHVGGRVCLLVDDMIDTGGTIVKAAQALKANGAERVIVAATHAVFSAPATDRLQDASIDEVVVTDTIPLPDEKRFPGLTVLPIAPLLARAIREVFEDGSVTSMFDGAA, from the coding sequence ATGGCGCGCAATAAGAACAAGGCCGAGAACAAGCACCGCGTGGATCTCGACGTCGAGCGGGGGATCGCACCGGGCCTGGTCGCCAAGACCAAGAAGCGGCTGGTCATCGCCTCCGGGCGTTCGCACGAGGCGCTCGCCGTCGACGTGGCGGAGGCGCTCGGCACCGAGCTCGTGCCCACGGAGCACCGCACGTTCGCCTCGGGCGAGGTGCTCACGCGCTTCGAGGTGTCGATCCGCGGCTGCGACGTCTTCCTCGTGCAGTCGTTCGGCCCGCCCGTCAACGAGTGGCTGATGGAGCTGCTGATCATGCTCGACGCCGCCAAGCGCGCGTCGGCCAAGCGCATCACGGTCGTCGCCCCCTACTACCCGTACTCCCGCCAGGACAAGAAGGGCCGCGGCCGCGAGCCCATCTCGGCGCGTCTGGTCGCCGACCTGCTGAAGACCGCGGGCGCCAACCGGGTCATGAGCGTCGACCTGCACGCGGCGCAGATCCAGGGCTTCTTCAACGGCCCCGTCGACCACCTGTTCGCCAAGCCCGTGCTGCTCGACTACTTCGAGAAGAACCTGTCGGAGGGCGACCGCGCCAAGCTCACGGTCGTCTCGCCCGACACGGGCCGCGTGCGCGTCGCCGACACGTGGTCGGACAGCCTCGACGCGCCGCTCGCGATCATCCACAAGCGCCGCGACCCCAACGTCGCCAACCAGGTGACCGTGAACGAGATCGTCGGCCACGTGGGGGGCCGGGTCTGCCTGCTCGTCGACGACATGATCGACACCGGCGGCACGATCGTCAAGGCCGCCCAGGCGCTCAAGGCCAACGGCGCCGAGCGCGTCATCGTCGCCGCGACGCACGCCGTGTTCAGCGCTCCGGCGACCGATCGGCTGCAGGACGCCTCGATCGACGAGGTCGTCGTCACCGACACGATCCCGCTGCCCGACGAGAAGCGCTTCCCGGGCCTGACGGTCCTGCCGATCGCGCCGCTGCTGGCGCGCGCCATCCGCGAGGTGTTCGAGGACGGCTCGGTCACGAGCATGTTCGACGGCGCGGCCTGA
- a CDS encoding HAD-IC family P-type ATPase, with protein sequence MADPVASPALHVPRPFAADAGEVAARLRTDPGTGLSSADAAARLAELGPNRLPEAPRKPAVLRFLAHFNDTLIYILLGAAAIKAVMRDWLDFWVIMAVAIINAVIGFVQEGRAEKALDGIRGMLSSDASVRRDGAWATIAAEDLVAGDVVRLMPGDKVPADLRLTQAFQLRIDEAALTGESVPASKKTDVVAEDAGVGDRTSMAFSGTIVAAGQGRGIVTATGARTEIGRIQELVGEAGKLATPLTTQLAAFGRVLTLIILGMAAVMMLIGTYLHEMPLPELVSATIGFAVAAIPEGLPALVTITLAIGVQQMARRNAITRKLPAVEALGAVTTVCSDKTGTLTKNEMTVRTIVTPVRAYDVRGLGYDPRGDIVSDGDVVGDPAPDLAALLAVADLCNDAHIVAEGDRWTLVGEPTEGALKVAAMKAGLSSAGRRIGVVPFDSANKFMATLNEAPDGSRAILVKGAPDRLLERSLTQRGADGSEPLDVVFWQAQIDRLSGAGLRVLAGARQRTRRAEVSIDDLHDLEFLGVWGILDPPRPEAIEAIADCHRAGIRVKMITGDHAGTAVAISREMGVVADGDARVLTGAELEDLSQDQLAAVVRDVDVFARTSPEHKIRIVRALQKHGEVVAMTGDGVNDAPALTRADVGVAMGIKGTEATKEAAEIVLADDNFATIRGAIREGRRIYDNIRKSIVFLLPTNGAQSLVILVAVLFGMTMPLTPVQVLWINMVTAVTLSLALAYEPAEPGIMSRKPRTPGGSIVSATDLVFVLLVSLLIGGATLAVFAIAIAAGHELPVARTEAVTMLALGQLAFLFNCRMLTRSSLTPAVLRGNRVVWASVGGLLVLQLLYTYLPFMHTLFDSRPLTPTGWLLPVGFSIAVFLVVEVLKAWRRRSASTANA encoded by the coding sequence ATGGCAGATCCCGTCGCGTCGCCCGCTCTGCACGTCCCCCGGCCGTTCGCCGCGGATGCCGGCGAGGTCGCCGCCCGGCTCCGCACCGACCCGGGCACGGGGCTGTCGTCGGCCGACGCCGCGGCGCGGCTCGCGGAGCTCGGGCCCAACCGGCTGCCCGAGGCGCCGCGCAAGCCCGCGGTGCTGCGCTTCCTCGCCCACTTCAACGACACGCTCATCTACATCCTGCTGGGCGCGGCCGCCATCAAGGCGGTCATGCGCGACTGGCTCGACTTCTGGGTGATCATGGCGGTGGCGATCATCAACGCCGTCATCGGCTTCGTGCAGGAGGGGCGCGCCGAGAAGGCGCTCGACGGCATCCGCGGCATGCTGTCGTCGGATGCGAGCGTGCGTCGCGACGGCGCGTGGGCGACGATCGCGGCGGAGGACCTCGTCGCGGGCGATGTCGTGCGGCTCATGCCGGGCGACAAGGTGCCCGCCGACCTGCGCCTCACCCAGGCGTTCCAGCTCCGCATCGACGAGGCGGCGCTGACCGGCGAGTCGGTGCCGGCGAGCAAGAAGACGGATGTCGTCGCCGAGGACGCCGGCGTCGGCGACCGCACGTCGATGGCCTTCTCGGGCACGATCGTCGCGGCCGGCCAGGGCCGCGGCATCGTCACCGCCACGGGGGCGCGCACCGAGATCGGCCGCATCCAGGAGCTCGTCGGCGAGGCCGGGAAGCTCGCGACCCCGCTCACGACGCAGCTCGCTGCGTTCGGGCGGGTCCTCACGCTCATCATCCTGGGCATGGCCGCCGTGATGATGCTCATCGGCACGTACCTGCACGAGATGCCGCTGCCCGAGCTCGTGTCGGCCACCATCGGCTTCGCCGTGGCCGCGATCCCCGAGGGCCTGCCGGCGCTCGTCACCATCACGCTCGCGATCGGCGTGCAGCAGATGGCGCGACGCAACGCGATCACGCGCAAGCTGCCCGCGGTCGAGGCGCTCGGCGCCGTGACGACCGTGTGCTCCGACAAGACCGGGACGCTCACGAAGAACGAGATGACGGTGCGCACGATCGTCACGCCCGTGCGCGCGTATGACGTGCGCGGCCTCGGCTACGACCCGCGCGGCGACATCGTGAGCGACGGCGACGTCGTCGGCGACCCCGCGCCCGACCTCGCCGCCCTGCTCGCCGTCGCCGATCTCTGCAACGACGCGCACATCGTCGCCGAGGGCGATCGCTGGACCCTCGTCGGCGAGCCGACGGAGGGCGCGCTGAAGGTCGCGGCGATGAAGGCCGGCCTCTCGTCGGCCGGGCGGCGCATCGGCGTCGTGCCGTTCGACTCCGCGAACAAGTTCATGGCCACGCTCAACGAGGCGCCCGACGGATCGCGCGCGATCCTCGTCAAAGGCGCCCCCGACCGCCTGCTCGAACGCTCGCTCACGCAGCGCGGCGCCGACGGCAGCGAGCCGCTCGACGTCGTGTTCTGGCAGGCGCAGATCGACCGTCTCAGCGGTGCGGGGCTGCGCGTGCTCGCGGGCGCGCGGCAGCGCACGCGCCGGGCGGAGGTCTCGATCGACGATCTGCACGACCTGGAGTTCCTCGGCGTGTGGGGCATTCTCGACCCGCCGCGCCCGGAGGCGATCGAGGCGATCGCCGACTGCCACCGCGCCGGCATCCGGGTCAAGATGATCACGGGCGACCACGCGGGCACGGCCGTCGCCATCTCGCGGGAGATGGGCGTCGTCGCGGACGGCGACGCGCGCGTGCTCACGGGCGCCGAGCTGGAGGACCTCAGCCAGGACCAGCTCGCCGCGGTCGTGCGCGACGTCGACGTGTTCGCGCGCACGAGCCCCGAGCACAAGATCCGCATCGTGCGGGCGCTGCAGAAGCACGGCGAGGTCGTCGCCATGACCGGCGACGGCGTCAACGACGCCCCCGCGCTGACCCGTGCCGACGTCGGCGTCGCGATGGGCATCAAGGGCACGGAGGCGACGAAGGAGGCGGCCGAGATCGTGCTCGCCGACGACAACTTCGCCACGATCCGCGGGGCGATCCGCGAGGGCCGGCGCATCTACGACAACATCCGCAAGTCGATCGTCTTCCTGCTGCCGACCAACGGGGCGCAGTCGCTCGTGATCCTCGTCGCCGTGCTGTTCGGCATGACCATGCCGCTGACGCCCGTGCAGGTGCTGTGGATCAACATGGTCACGGCGGTCACGCTCTCGCTGGCCCTCGCCTACGAGCCCGCGGAGCCGGGCATCATGTCGCGGAAGCCGCGCACCCCGGGCGGATCGATCGTCTCGGCGACCGACCTCGTGTTCGTGCTGCTCGTGTCGCTGCTCATCGGCGGTGCGACGCTCGCGGTGTTCGCGATCGCGATCGCGGCGGGGCACGAGCTCCCCGTGGCACGCACCGAGGCCGTCACGATGCTCGCGCTCGGCCAGCTCGCGTTCCTCTTCAACTGCCGCATGCTGACCCGTTCGAGCCTCACCCCCGCGGTCCTGCGGGGCAACCGGGTCGTGTGGGCCTCGGTCGGGGGCCTGCTGGTGCTGCAGCTGCTCTACACGTATCTGCCGTTCATGCACACGCTGTTCGACTCGCGCCCCCTCACCCCGACGGGATGGCTGCTGCCGGTCGGCTTCTCCATCGCGGTGTTCCTCGTCGTGGAGGTGCTGAAGGCGTGGCGACGCCGCTCGGCATCCACTGCCAACGCATAG
- a CDS encoding FAD:protein FMN transferase gives MSVRADVSQWELDAIGTRWQVQTFDVLSDTARDAVRGLIDAFDRDWSRFRDDSLVSALARGAGVVAAPPDTRALLDTYAALAEATAGAVNPLVGDALARRGYDAAYRFVDQGAEAAPSDWRTRLAWTDDSLLLTEPATLDVGAIGKGRLVDHVASLVAQWAEGPVVVDAGGDIVVRDGHERIALEHPYDTSRAIGVWEVTDAALCASATNRRAWGDGLHHVLDARTGEPVRRIAATWAVAHDAMTADAVATALFFDGGPEIAAEWDASWVRMTTDGRVDWSPRCDAELFLSR, from the coding sequence GTGAGCGTGCGCGCCGACGTGTCGCAGTGGGAGCTCGACGCGATCGGCACACGCTGGCAGGTGCAGACGTTCGACGTGCTCTCCGACACGGCGCGCGACGCGGTGCGCGGGCTCATCGACGCCTTCGACCGCGACTGGTCGCGGTTCCGCGACGACTCTCTCGTGAGCGCCCTGGCGCGAGGCGCGGGCGTCGTCGCCGCGCCGCCCGACACGCGCGCCCTCCTCGACACGTACGCCGCCCTCGCCGAGGCGACCGCGGGCGCCGTCAACCCGCTCGTCGGCGACGCGCTCGCGCGGCGCGGCTACGACGCCGCCTACCGGTTCGTCGACCAGGGCGCCGAGGCGGCGCCGTCCGACTGGCGCACACGGCTCGCGTGGACCGACGACAGCCTGCTGCTGACCGAGCCCGCGACCCTCGACGTCGGTGCGATCGGCAAGGGCCGGCTCGTCGACCACGTCGCGAGCCTCGTCGCCCAATGGGCCGAGGGCCCCGTCGTGGTCGACGCCGGCGGCGACATCGTCGTGCGCGACGGGCACGAGCGCATCGCCCTGGAACATCCCTACGACACCTCGCGCGCGATCGGCGTGTGGGAGGTGACGGATGCCGCCCTGTGCGCCTCGGCCACCAACCGCCGGGCGTGGGGCGACGGCCTGCACCACGTGCTCGACGCGCGCACCGGCGAGCCCGTGCGGCGCATCGCCGCGACCTGGGCGGTCGCGCACGACGCGATGACCGCCGACGCCGTCGCGACGGCGCTGTTCTTCGACGGCGGACCCGAGATCGCCGCCGAGTGGGACGCATCGTGGGTGCGCATGACGACGGACGGCCGCGTCGACTGGTCGCCACGCTGCGACGCCGAGCTCTTCCTCTCGCGCTGA
- a CDS encoding FAD-dependent oxidoreductase codes for MRAVVIAANRLLAVTGRISMYRLTLLALAVLTVASIGVSLFGLVAPGPGELLAAIAVLGGACAVADVVGHRIVRRAWRPESTFITAAILVFVLRPTLDPAGLAGLAIAGIAASASKYLLVWRGRHVFNPAALGATVLTVVSLWAPQLGASAWWVGTPVLAVPLVLLGILVVLRTERPRLVVVFLVVAVATAFIRTSLQYRQAGLDMAPGELFWQILWSSPFLFLGAFMLTEPLTLPPRRGQQLAVAALTGILAGWPISLGEITLGQERALLVGNLLAFALAFAARGSARLILVDRRELTPTVRELTFRADGALRFAPGQFLELEVPHARPDARGTRREFSLVSAPEELPLVSIALRESASGDGRASSYKRALAQVAPGDALPVTGVWGDFVLPARAEAPVLMMAAGIGVTPFVSQLRHARLAAQQRDIVLVYVAPRADELAFRDEIAASGMPVVVYTPDEPPALPAHWRWAGGSRIDAEGLVQAVPDIAARHAYVSGPPTLIAALTPALRRARSLTTDAFAGY; via the coding sequence ATGAGAGCCGTCGTCATCGCGGCCAACCGCCTGCTCGCCGTCACCGGCCGCATCTCGATGTACCGGCTCACGCTCCTCGCGCTCGCCGTGCTCACGGTCGCCTCGATCGGCGTGTCGCTGTTCGGCCTCGTCGCCCCCGGGCCCGGCGAGCTCCTCGCCGCCATCGCCGTGCTCGGCGGCGCCTGCGCGGTCGCCGACGTGGTCGGCCACCGGATCGTGCGGCGCGCGTGGCGGCCCGAGTCCACCTTCATCACGGCCGCGATCCTCGTGTTCGTGCTGCGGCCCACGCTCGATCCCGCGGGCCTGGCGGGCCTCGCGATCGCCGGCATCGCGGCATCCGCCTCGAAATACCTCCTCGTCTGGCGCGGACGGCACGTCTTCAACCCCGCCGCGCTGGGGGCGACCGTGCTGACGGTCGTCAGCCTGTGGGCGCCGCAGCTCGGCGCGTCGGCCTGGTGGGTCGGCACGCCCGTGCTTGCCGTGCCGCTCGTGCTGCTCGGCATCCTCGTCGTGCTGCGCACCGAGCGACCGCGCCTCGTCGTCGTGTTCCTCGTCGTCGCGGTCGCGACCGCGTTCATCCGCACCTCGCTGCAATACCGGCAGGCGGGGCTCGACATGGCGCCGGGGGAGCTGTTCTGGCAGATCCTGTGGTCGTCGCCGTTCCTCTTCCTCGGCGCGTTCATGCTCACCGAGCCGCTCACGCTGCCACCCCGGCGCGGGCAGCAGCTCGCGGTCGCGGCGCTCACCGGCATCCTCGCGGGATGGCCGATCTCCCTGGGCGAGATCACGCTCGGCCAGGAGCGCGCGCTGCTCGTGGGCAACCTCCTCGCCTTCGCCCTCGCCTTCGCGGCGCGCGGATCGGCGCGACTGATCCTCGTCGACCGGCGCGAGCTGACCCCCACGGTGCGGGAGCTCACCTTCCGCGCCGACGGCGCGCTGCGCTTCGCACCCGGGCAGTTCCTCGAGCTGGAGGTGCCGCACGCGCGTCCCGACGCCCGCGGCACGCGTCGCGAGTTCAGCCTCGTGTCGGCCCCCGAGGAGCTGCCGCTCGTCAGCATCGCCCTGCGCGAGAGCGCGTCGGGCGACGGCCGCGCCTCCAGCTACAAGCGGGCACTCGCGCAGGTCGCGCCGGGAGACGCGCTGCCCGTCACGGGCGTGTGGGGCGACTTCGTGCTGCCGGCGCGCGCCGAGGCGCCCGTGCTGATGATGGCCGCGGGCATCGGCGTGACCCCTTTCGTGTCGCAGCTGCGGCACGCGCGGCTCGCCGCGCAGCAGCGCGACATCGTGCTCGTCTACGTCGCGCCGCGCGCCGACGAGCTCGCCTTCCGCGACGAGATCGCCGCCTCGGGCATGCCCGTCGTCGTCTACACGCCCGACGAGCCCCCCGCGCTGCCCGCGCACTGGCGCTGGGCCGGCGGCTCCCGCATCGACGCCGAGGGCCTCGTACAGGCGGTGCCCGACATCGCCGCCCGGCACGCGTACGTCTCCGGCCCGCCGACGCTCATCGCCGCGCTCACCCCCGCCCTGCGCCGCGCGAGATCGCTCACGACCGACGCGTTCGCGGGGTACTGA
- a CDS encoding sensor histidine kinase — protein MTRRRAPWRLQTRLIVLVVGVVSLILVVVALATGAALRTIMAENLDAQITQAAARMPPIGPTMTADEVLSSGHHDEGTLVVMKSLVGPSGAYVADGGALVSLTDDELSGIVAEIEPSGWGPLTIDGIGDYRVRVHNTVSGFVAVGLPTSELNTLLGRIAASVGLMTLAGLLVLAAAISLVIRRSLAPLRAAADTATRVAGLPMAEGAVSIPERVPASEADERTEIGRVGAALNTLLDHVDQSLAARQRNEERMRAFVADASHELRTPLASIRGYSELSLRALAHGTDAGQTTTEALERIQAQSVRMTALVEDLLLLARLDEGAELVVGTVDLTRLAIEAVADARAAGPDHEWVLEVGDRPVVTAGDEARLHQVAVNLLANARVHTPAGTTVTTSVSVDDGWAVLRVHDDGPGIDEAVAGELFERFSRADRSRARRSGGTGLGLSIARAIVAAHHGTIRVDSAPGATTFEVRLPVRPDDPSPVAAP, from the coding sequence GTGACCAGACGCCGCGCGCCGTGGCGCCTGCAGACCCGCCTCATCGTGCTGGTCGTGGGCGTCGTCTCGCTCATCCTCGTCGTCGTCGCACTGGCCACGGGCGCCGCGCTGCGCACGATCATGGCCGAGAACCTCGACGCGCAGATCACGCAGGCCGCGGCGCGCATGCCCCCCATCGGGCCGACGATGACGGCCGACGAGGTGCTCTCGTCGGGGCATCACGACGAGGGGACGCTCGTCGTGATGAAGAGTCTCGTGGGCCCCTCGGGCGCCTACGTCGCCGACGGCGGCGCGCTCGTCTCGCTCACGGACGACGAGCTCTCCGGGATCGTGGCCGAGATCGAGCCCTCGGGGTGGGGTCCGCTCACGATCGACGGCATCGGCGACTACCGCGTGCGCGTGCACAACACGGTGAGCGGCTTCGTCGCCGTCGGCCTGCCGACCTCGGAGCTGAACACGCTGCTCGGGCGCATCGCCGCGAGCGTGGGGCTGATGACGCTCGCGGGGCTTCTCGTGCTCGCCGCGGCGATCAGCCTCGTCATCCGGCGCTCGCTCGCCCCGCTGCGCGCCGCCGCCGACACCGCCACGAGGGTCGCCGGGCTGCCGATGGCCGAGGGCGCGGTGTCGATCCCCGAGCGCGTCCCCGCGAGCGAGGCCGACGAGCGCACCGAGATCGGCCGCGTCGGGGCGGCCCTGAACACCCTGCTCGACCACGTCGACCAGTCGCTCGCGGCGCGGCAGCGCAACGAGGAGCGCATGCGCGCCTTCGTGGCCGACGCGAGCCACGAGCTGCGCACGCCCCTGGCATCCATTCGCGGGTACTCCGAGCTGAGCCTGCGCGCGCTCGCGCACGGCACGGATGCCGGCCAGACCACGACCGAGGCGCTCGAGCGCATCCAGGCGCAGTCGGTGCGCATGACCGCGCTCGTCGAGGACCTGCTGCTGCTCGCGCGGCTCGACGAGGGCGCCGAGCTCGTCGTCGGGACGGTCGACCTCACGCGCCTCGCGATCGAGGCCGTCGCCGACGCCCGCGCCGCCGGGCCCGACCACGAGTGGGTGCTCGAGGTGGGCGACCGGCCCGTCGTCACGGCGGGCGACGAGGCGCGCCTGCACCAGGTGGCCGTGAACCTGCTGGCCAACGCGCGCGTGCACACGCCGGCGGGGACGACGGTCACGACGAGCGTGTCGGTCGACGACGGCTGGGCGGTGCTGCGCGTGCACGACGACGGCCCCGGCATCGACGAGGCCGTCGCGGGCGAGCTGTTCGAGCGCTTCTCGCGCGCCGACCGCTCGCGCGCCCGCCGGTCGGGCGGCACGGGGCTGGGCCTGTCGATCGCACGCGCGATCGTCGCGGCCCACCACGGCACCATTCGCGTCGACAGCGCCCCCGGCGCCACGACCTTCGAGGTGCGCCTGCCCGTGCGGCCGGACGACCCGTCGCCCGTCGCCGCGCCGTAG
- a CDS encoding response regulator transcription factor, with the protein MTDTTTSTPLRRPDGSALRVLVVDDEQMLTDLLSMALRMEGWDVRTAASGFEALQTVREFEPDALVLDIMMPDLDGMAVLQRLRQGGNDVPVLFLTAKDAVADRIAGLTAGGDDYVTKPFSLEEVVARLRGLVRRAGAATAGGADPILRVGDLSLNEDSHEVIRDGEEIELTATEFELLRFLMRNARRVMSKAQILDRVWNYDFGGRSSVVELYISYLRKKIDAGREPLIHTVRGVGYVIKAPQ; encoded by the coding sequence ATGACCGACACGACCACCTCCACTCCCCTGCGCCGTCCCGACGGCTCCGCCCTGCGGGTGCTCGTCGTCGACGACGAGCAGATGCTCACCGACCTGCTCTCGATGGCCCTGCGCATGGAGGGCTGGGACGTGCGCACGGCCGCGAGCGGCTTCGAGGCGCTGCAGACCGTGCGCGAGTTCGAGCCCGATGCGCTCGTGCTCGACATCATGATGCCCGACCTCGACGGGATGGCCGTGCTGCAGCGCCTGCGCCAGGGCGGCAACGACGTGCCCGTGCTCTTCCTGACCGCGAAGGACGCCGTCGCCGACCGCATCGCGGGCCTCACCGCGGGCGGCGACGACTACGTGACCAAGCCGTTCAGCCTCGAGGAGGTCGTCGCACGCCTGCGCGGCCTCGTGCGCCGCGCCGGCGCCGCGACCGCGGGCGGCGCCGACCCGATCCTGCGCGTGGGCGACCTCAGCCTCAACGAGGACTCGCACGAGGTGATCCGCGACGGCGAGGAGATCGAGCTGACGGCGACGGAGTTCGAGCTGCTGCGCTTCCTCATGCGCAACGCCCGGCGCGTGATGTCGAAGGCGCAGATCCTCGACCGCGTGTGGAACTACGACTTCGGCGGGCGCTCGTCGGTCGTCGAGCTCTACATCTCGTACCTGCGCAAGAAGATCGACGCGGGCCGCGAGCCCCTCATCCATACCGTGCGCGGCGTCGGCTACGTGATCAAAGCCCCGCAGTGA
- the gndA gene encoding NADP-dependent phosphogluconate dehydrogenase, with product MTDAPRTENAGAQANIGVVGLAVMGSNLARNLASREGNTVAVFNRSRSKTDELVQAHPEAGFVPAFSYAEFAASLQRPRTAIIMVKAGGPTDAVIDELMNVFEPGDIIVDGGNSLFTDTIRREKAVRDRGFNYVGMGVSGGEEGALRGPSLMPGGPDESWVTLGPILRSIAAVAEGEPCVTHVGHDGAGHFVKMVHNGIEYADMQLIAEAYDLIRRGTGKTPAEIADVFAAWNSGELDSYLIEITAEVLRQTDAATGRPLVDVIVDEAGAKGTGAWTVQTALDLGVPVSGIAEATFARSLSSHREQRDVAGELPGPSPEAFAVDDAGLFVEQVRLALYASKIVAYSQGFDEIRAGAAQFGWDIDLGAVSKIWRGGCIIRAQFLNRIADAYDAAPELPVLLTAPYFVEALGRAQDAWRHVVATAASVGVPAPAFSSSLAYYDGLRADRLPAALIQGQRDFFGAHTYRRVDRPGTFHTLWSGDRTEIEAEDTH from the coding sequence GTGACAGACGCCCCCCGCACAGAGAACGCCGGCGCACAGGCGAACATCGGAGTCGTCGGACTCGCCGTGATGGGCTCGAACCTCGCCCGCAACCTCGCGAGCCGCGAGGGCAACACGGTCGCAGTGTTCAACCGGTCGCGGTCGAAGACCGACGAGCTGGTCCAGGCGCACCCCGAGGCCGGCTTCGTGCCCGCCTTCTCGTACGCCGAGTTCGCCGCGAGCCTGCAGCGCCCGCGCACCGCGATCATCATGGTCAAGGCGGGCGGACCGACGGATGCCGTCATCGACGAGCTGATGAACGTGTTCGAGCCGGGCGACATCATCGTCGACGGCGGCAACTCCCTGTTCACCGACACGATCCGCCGTGAGAAGGCCGTGCGCGACCGCGGGTTCAACTACGTCGGCATGGGCGTCTCGGGCGGCGAGGAGGGTGCGCTGCGGGGTCCGTCGCTCATGCCCGGCGGCCCCGACGAGTCGTGGGTCACGCTCGGCCCCATCCTGCGCTCGATCGCGGCCGTCGCGGAGGGCGAGCCGTGCGTCACGCACGTCGGCCACGACGGCGCGGGCCACTTCGTCAAGATGGTGCACAACGGCATCGAGTACGCCGACATGCAGCTCATCGCCGAGGCCTACGACCTGATCCGCCGCGGCACGGGCAAGACGCCCGCCGAGATCGCCGACGTGTTCGCCGCGTGGAACAGCGGCGAGCTCGACAGCTACCTCATCGAGATCACCGCCGAGGTGCTGCGCCAGACCGACGCCGCCACGGGCCGTCCGCTCGTCGACGTGATCGTCGACGAGGCCGGCGCCAAGGGCACGGGCGCGTGGACGGTGCAGACCGCCCTCGACCTCGGCGTGCCGGTCTCCGGCATCGCGGAGGCGACGTTCGCCCGCTCGCTGTCGAGCCACCGCGAGCAGCGCGACGTCGCCGGCGAGCTGCCCGGCCCGTCGCCGGAGGCGTTCGCCGTGGACGACGCCGGCCTGTTCGTCGAGCAGGTGCGCCTCGCGCTCTACGCGTCGAAGATCGTCGCCTACTCGCAGGGGTTCGACGAGATCCGCGCGGGCGCCGCGCAGTTCGGCTGGGACATCGACCTCGGCGCCGTCTCGAAGATCTGGCGCGGCGGCTGCATCATCCGCGCGCAGTTCCTCAACCGCATCGCCGACGCCTACGACGCCGCGCCGGAGCTGCCCGTGCTGCTGACGGCGCCGTACTTCGTCGAGGCGCTCGGCCGCGCGCAGGACGCGTGGCGGCACGTCGTCGCGACCGCGGCGTCGGTCGGCGTCCCCGCACCCGCGTTCTCGTCGTCGCTCGCCTACTACGACGGGCTGCGCGCCGACCGGCTGCCCGCCGCGCTCATCCAGGGCCAGCGCGACTTCTTCGGCGCGCACACCTACCGCCGCGTCGACCGTCCGGGCACGTTCCACACGCTGTGGTCGGGCGACCGCACCGAGATCGAGGCCGAGGACACGCACTGA